One genomic segment of Methanothermobacter wolfeii includes these proteins:
- a CDS encoding alpha/beta hydrolase family protein gives MKTWTLLLILLLLSLNHVSGAPWDDQAVDSTSYGIIRESHGEGDGKYWIFRPSRPGRYPVVVFIHGWAATEPLFYMAWIRHLVGRGNIVVYPRYQNLLDTGSENFTDNSAEALKDALMRIGNEYSGELFLIGHSAGGIIAVNLASRDDLPEPGAVLAVQPGVSEEGRKFENLTGIPPGTLLVVMAGDDDNITGTRDSYLIMEETPQIPSERKMFLLVRSDGPLRADHLSPLAVSDEFGVLVDNLDYSGYWKVLDILIELGGENRTLMDVDMERIQDMGNWSDGRPVQRMILLYRPGVGWMI, from the coding sequence TTGAAGACCTGGACTTTGCTCCTCATCCTCCTGCTCCTCTCCCTGAACCATGTCAGCGGAGCCCCCTGGGATGATCAGGCCGTGGACTCCACCAGCTACGGGATCATCAGGGAGTCCCATGGTGAAGGGGATGGGAAGTACTGGATATTCCGGCCCTCAAGGCCCGGAAGGTACCCTGTTGTTGTATTCATACATGGCTGGGCAGCCACCGAGCCCCTCTTCTACATGGCATGGATAAGGCACCTTGTGGGGAGGGGTAACATCGTTGTCTACCCCAGGTACCAGAACCTCCTGGATACCGGTTCAGAGAACTTCACAGATAACAGTGCAGAGGCCCTCAAGGACGCCCTTATGAGGATCGGTAATGAATACAGCGGTGAACTCTTCCTTATAGGCCACTCTGCCGGGGGGATCATAGCGGTGAACCTTGCATCAAGGGATGATCTCCCGGAACCAGGGGCTGTCCTTGCAGTCCAGCCGGGTGTGTCTGAGGAGGGGAGGAAGTTCGAGAACCTCACAGGAATCCCGCCCGGGACGCTGCTTGTCGTCATGGCTGGTGATGATGATAACATAACAGGGACCAGGGACTCCTACCTCATAATGGAGGAGACGCCCCAGATCCCCTCTGAGAGGAAGATGTTCCTCCTGGTCAGGTCAGACGGACCCCTAAGGGCGGATCACCTGTCACCCCTCGCGGTTTCGGATGAATTCGGGGTCCTGGTTGATAACCTTGACTACAGCGGATACTGGAAGGTCCTTGACATCCTCATAGAACTTGGAGGGGAGAACCGGACCCTCATGGATGTGGACATGGAGAGGATACAGGATATGGGTAACTGGAGCGACGGGAGGCCCGTGCAGAGGATGATCCTCCTCTACCGGCCGGGGGTCGGATGGATGATATGA
- a CDS encoding flippase codes for MNQVQRIVKNIGVTGFAQVLTSLMAFVLLLYLARILGEADFGKYSFAISLTTLLATFTDLGVNQLLVREIARDKDLSESYISNAVILKVPLGVMTLALVPILSWLLSLSGDMTMLLYLFGFYNVLLTISGTYLSLFQAWERMEYVAVFQIIERSVTVTLGLAVLFMGYGVFAVALVYAVAGVLDLLVASAISFKRFVRPSISFEPGLQWRLLVEGLPFGLNSLFAVFFFKIDTVLLGILRDDVAVGVYNAAYNPLLSLSMIISGMVSSAVYPVMSRQFTDGGDVLENFTMVSCKYLSIISFPMAAGCLVLADRFISLFYGGGFSGSIIAFQILSLFIPIRLVSTITGTLLSSIDRQGLRMLSVSLSAALNIILNIILIPLYSYIGASIATVVSELFLYMLFLHYIGRHYKHVDVNGTFRKPALASVIMGAAVYLMMDLNLLIIILLASCIYFGVLILIRTFDEEDKVILMKLMGRSP; via the coding sequence ATGAATCAGGTGCAGAGGATAGTTAAGAACATCGGTGTTACAGGGTTTGCCCAGGTTTTAACATCATTAATGGCCTTCGTACTCCTCCTATACCTTGCAAGGATCCTTGGCGAAGCCGACTTCGGGAAGTACAGTTTTGCAATCTCACTTACCACTCTCCTTGCAACATTCACAGACCTCGGTGTCAACCAGTTACTTGTAAGAGAGATAGCAAGGGATAAGGATCTCTCGGAAAGTTACATCAGTAACGCCGTCATCCTGAAGGTGCCGCTGGGGGTGATGACCCTTGCACTGGTACCCATCCTTTCATGGTTACTATCACTTAGCGGTGATATGACCATGCTCCTTTACCTCTTCGGATTCTATAACGTCCTTCTCACGATTTCAGGCACCTATCTCTCACTCTTCCAGGCGTGGGAGAGGATGGAGTATGTTGCAGTCTTCCAGATAATTGAGAGGTCCGTGACCGTCACGCTTGGACTCGCGGTCCTTTTCATGGGTTATGGTGTCTTTGCCGTTGCCCTTGTCTATGCAGTTGCCGGTGTCCTTGACCTCCTTGTTGCATCAGCTATCAGCTTTAAGAGGTTTGTGAGGCCGTCCATCAGCTTTGAACCTGGTCTTCAGTGGAGGCTCCTCGTGGAGGGTCTCCCCTTCGGTCTTAATTCCCTTTTTGCAGTGTTCTTCTTCAAGATAGACACCGTGCTCCTGGGGATCCTCAGGGATGATGTTGCTGTTGGTGTATACAATGCTGCCTACAACCCCCTCCTGAGCCTCAGCATGATAATATCAGGCATGGTTTCATCAGCGGTTTATCCAGTGATGTCAAGGCAGTTTACTGATGGGGGGGATGTCCTTGAGAACTTTACCATGGTATCCTGCAAGTATCTTTCAATCATCAGCTTCCCCATGGCCGCCGGGTGTCTGGTACTTGCAGACAGGTTCATCTCCCTCTTCTACGGTGGAGGTTTCAGTGGATCCATAATCGCCTTTCAGATCCTGAGCCTCTTCATACCCATAAGGCTTGTGAGCACCATCACAGGGACCCTTTTAAGTTCCATAGACAGGCAGGGCCTCAGGATGCTCAGCGTGAGCCTGAGCGCTGCCCTGAACATCATACTGAACATCATACTCATACCATTATACAGTTACATCGGTGCAAGTATAGCGACAGTGGTGTCAGAGCTATTCCTCTACATGCTCTTCCTCCACTATATAGGTAGACACTATAAACATGTAGATGTGAACGGTACATTCAGGAAACCTGCACTTGCATCTGTAATTATGGGGGCGGCCGTCTACCTGATGATGGACCTGAACCTTTTAATCATTATACTTCTTGCATCCTGCATTTACTTCGGAGTCCTTATCCTCATCAGGACCTTTGATGAGGAGGATAAGGTGATACTGATGAAACTTATGGGGAGGAGTCCATGA
- a CDS encoding Coenzyme F420 hydrogenase/dehydrogenase, beta subunit C-terminal domain, translating to MKNIGEIRDLCTGCGTCAAMCPREIIEMNVNRKKGIYEPIIVGECDECGVCIKVCPGVSVDFRELNREIFGYEGEDMLLGNHEACYVAHSTDEKLRYNASSGGMVTQILIHLIDKGIVDGALVTHMNPEKPLEPEPFIARTPEDIIEAAGSKYCPVPANIALREILREPGKYAVVGLPCHIQGIRKAEMINRKLRERIVYHLGIVCNHTPSFMATEFLLEKLGVSKNEVKSIKYRGEGWPGSLKIETTTGQILLLPEYWGSGFGQLFIPPRCRRCSDHMAELSDMSFADPWLREFEGENIGKTLIVLRKDIKILDDLKKEGLCNLEPIEAEKVLLSQLYNIYMKKKVHMIDNDLYKGRFPEIDLIDKLISIFEPEKLRIPKKLIKIYMTLYSILVSLKARKDFLM from the coding sequence ATGAAGAACATTGGTGAGATCAGGGATCTTTGTACCGGCTGCGGGACATGCGCTGCCATGTGCCCCAGAGAGATAATTGAAATGAATGTTAACAGAAAAAAAGGAATATATGAACCAATCATAGTAGGGGAATGTGATGAGTGCGGCGTCTGCATAAAGGTCTGCCCGGGGGTATCCGTTGATTTCAGGGAACTTAACAGGGAAATATTCGGTTATGAAGGAGAGGACATGCTCCTTGGCAACCATGAAGCCTGCTATGTTGCCCATTCAACCGATGAAAAACTCAGATACAATGCATCATCAGGCGGTATGGTGACCCAGATACTCATCCACCTAATTGATAAGGGCATCGTCGACGGGGCCCTTGTAACCCATATGAACCCTGAGAAACCCCTTGAACCTGAACCTTTCATTGCAAGGACCCCTGAGGATATCATTGAGGCGGCTGGATCCAAGTACTGCCCGGTACCCGCGAATATAGCCCTCAGGGAGATCCTCAGGGAACCTGGAAAGTACGCTGTTGTAGGGCTGCCCTGCCATATCCAGGGCATCAGGAAGGCTGAAATGATCAACAGGAAACTGAGGGAGAGGATAGTATATCACCTAGGAATAGTATGCAACCACACACCATCATTCATGGCCACGGAATTCCTCCTTGAAAAACTGGGAGTCAGCAAAAATGAAGTTAAAAGTATAAAGTATCGTGGTGAGGGATGGCCCGGAAGCCTTAAAATTGAAACAACCACGGGTCAAATACTACTACTACCCGAATATTGGGGATCTGGGTTCGGGCAACTCTTTATACCCCCAAGATGTAGAAGATGCTCTGACCATATGGCTGAACTGTCTGACATGTCATTTGCAGACCCCTGGCTACGGGAATTTGAAGGTGAAAATATAGGAAAAACCTTAATAGTACTCAGGAAGGACATTAAAATACTTGATGACCTTAAGAAGGAGGGACTATGTAACCTTGAACCTATAGAAGCAGAAAAGGTCCTTCTTTCACAATTATACAATATTTACATGAAAAAGAAGGTTCATATGATCGATAATGACCTATATAAAGGCAGATTCCCAGAAATTGACCTTATCGACAAATTAATCTCCATTTTTGAACCAGAAAAACTGCGAATTCCCAAAAAACTCATAAAGATATACATGACCCTATACTCCATTCTCGTATCTCTAAAGGCTCGTAAAGATTTCCTCATGTGA
- a CDS encoding polysaccharide pyruvyl transferase family protein, giving the protein MKGVRFLLIGIECSRNKGTAAILKSTVQTLKNYFENALFKAVTPWPNRDKLNCKGIEFSDDLLSKLRLFKIRKESDDFDIVIDLHGDTISEDYGILTVFGFFYNIVSYKLLAKKAYVIYAQSLGPFNNPISRLLAKFCLNKVDLLIIREKITENYLKMLGIRNYFLGADPAFLLKTASKENIKEILKNEDIRASQGSIIGINVSQHIYDLLKDAGRHMDYIMMNAKLIDKLIETYDVNILLIPHVLNNVHDDYSIAKKVYSKIKNKNLVNVIEGDYTPEEVKGIIGLCDLFIGARMHAVIASTSQCIPSVGIAYSHKMHGIIGELLGLDEYIIDIDDLNYDILHEKTMKAWENRERIKKHLEKVIPEVKRKALKNGELVRELCDSLKIT; this is encoded by the coding sequence GTGAAAGGTGTCAGATTTTTACTTATAGGCATTGAATGTTCTAGAAATAAAGGAACTGCAGCCATACTTAAAAGTACAGTTCAGACACTAAAGAACTATTTTGAAAACGCACTATTCAAGGCAGTGACTCCATGGCCAAACAGGGACAAATTAAACTGTAAGGGAATTGAATTTTCAGATGATCTACTTTCAAAACTCCGTTTATTCAAAATCAGAAAAGAATCTGATGACTTTGATATCGTTATTGATCTCCATGGAGACACCATTTCTGAGGACTATGGAATACTAACAGTATTCGGGTTTTTTTATAATATAGTTTCCTATAAATTACTGGCTAAGAAGGCTTATGTTATTTATGCACAGTCCCTGGGGCCATTTAATAATCCCATTTCCCGTTTATTGGCCAAGTTCTGCTTAAATAAAGTTGACCTTCTGATTATAAGGGAGAAGATAACAGAGAATTATTTAAAAATGTTAGGAATAAGAAATTACTTTTTAGGAGCTGACCCCGCCTTTCTACTTAAAACCGCATCGAAGGAAAATATCAAGGAAATACTAAAAAATGAGGATATAAGGGCGTCTCAGGGATCAATAATAGGTATAAATGTGAGTCAGCACATATATGATCTTCTTAAAGATGCTGGTCGTCATATGGATTATATAATGATGAATGCTAAACTCATAGACAAACTAATCGAAACCTATGATGTTAACATACTCCTAATACCTCATGTCCTAAATAATGTCCATGATGATTATTCAATTGCAAAAAAAGTTTATTCAAAAATCAAAAATAAGAATCTCGTTAATGTTATTGAAGGGGACTATACGCCAGAGGAAGTTAAAGGAATAATAGGACTTTGTGATTTATTTATAGGGGCAAGGATGCACGCTGTTATTGCATCAACATCACAGTGCATACCAAGTGTTGGTATTGCCTACAGTCACAAAATGCATGGGATAATAGGAGAACTTCTTGGCCTAGATGAGTACATAATAGACATAGATGATTTGAACTATGATATCCTACATGAAAAGACCATGAAGGCCTGGGAGAACCGTGAAAGAATAAAAAAACATCTAGAAAAGGTCATCCCAGAGGTGAAAAGAAAGGCCCTCAAGAATGGTGAACTTGTAAGGGAACTCTGCGATTCCCTTAAAATCACATGA
- the glf gene encoding UDP-galactopyranose mutase, with protein sequence MRGGGKQYPGYTGSSFLRLQEGFHQDGPLWRPDPHCTLPRPCNPHGFGGCRDNERDENGIIIHKYGPHIFHTDYREVFEYLSRFTEWREYQHRVLGSIDGRLVPLPFNLTSMRELLPESLSRRLEEKLLEKHPHGARVHILELMEEDDPDLRFLADYIYRKVFLNYTMKQWGLKPEEIDPEVTGRVPVVLSNDDRYFQDTYQAVPLRGYTGMIGRMLDHPNIKLMLNTSHDEVLELRDGSIFVMGSEFRGKLVFTGKIDELFNYRYGELPYRSLDFRFEAHDMEWFQEAATINYPNNYDYTRITEFKHLHPVRSDRTVIVKEYPCSHVRGENEACYPIFTEETREMYRRYLELAADYDNLVLVGRLAEYRYYDMDDIVKRSLDVFREMIL encoded by the coding sequence ATTCGCGGTGGGGGTAAACAATATCCTGGGTACACAGGGTCTTCTTTCCTTCGGTTACAAGAAGGATTTCACCAGGATGGTCCTCTATGGAGGCCTGATCCACATTGTACTCTTCCTCGCCCTTGTAATCCTCATGGGTTCGGTGGGTGCCGCGATAATGAACGTGATGAGAACGGCATCATCATCCATAAGTACGGGCCCCACATCTTCCACACAGATTACAGGGAGGTCTTCGAGTACCTCTCACGCTTCACAGAGTGGAGGGAATACCAGCACCGTGTGCTGGGATCAATTGATGGAAGGCTGGTCCCCCTGCCCTTCAACCTCACATCAATGAGGGAACTTCTGCCGGAGAGCCTTTCACGGCGCCTTGAGGAGAAACTACTTGAAAAGCACCCCCATGGGGCGCGGGTCCACATACTGGAACTCATGGAGGAGGATGACCCTGACCTCAGATTCCTGGCAGACTACATCTACAGGAAAGTCTTCCTGAACTACACCATGAAGCAGTGGGGCCTGAAGCCAGAGGAGATTGACCCCGAGGTTACCGGGCGCGTGCCGGTGGTCCTCTCCAATGATGACAGGTACTTCCAGGACACCTACCAGGCTGTGCCCCTCAGGGGTTACACCGGGATGATAGGGAGGATGCTTGACCACCCGAACATCAAACTCATGCTCAACACATCCCATGATGAGGTCCTGGAGCTCAGGGATGGAAGTATCTTCGTTATGGGTTCGGAGTTCAGGGGTAAACTGGTATTCACAGGGAAGATCGATGAACTCTTCAATTACAGGTACGGTGAGCTCCCCTACCGTTCCCTTGACTTCAGGTTCGAAGCACATGACATGGAATGGTTCCAGGAGGCTGCGACCATAAACTACCCCAACAACTATGATTACACCAGGATCACTGAGTTCAAGCACCTTCACCCTGTAAGGTCAGATAGGACAGTTATAGTGAAGGAGTACCCCTGCAGTCATGTGAGGGGTGAAAATGAGGCTTGCTATCCCATCTTCACAGAGGAAACCCGTGAAATGTACAGAAGGTACCTTGAACTTGCAGCTGACTACGATAACCTTGTCCTTGTGGGCAGGCTTGCGGAGTACAGGTACTATGACATGGATGACATCGTGAAGAGGAGCCTGGATGTTTTCAGGGAGATGATACTCTGA
- a CDS encoding sensor histidine kinase: protein MIFLVSKSEAFARRLSFLVSILIIIFSLIILAGWFLGNTFMKGEVLGSAPVQPVTAVIFMVLAASLIMLSRDVKLPAVYAGVFFLVFYTLTLAGYLDTGSLEYGVNSRFITSIIFIAYGLILILLASSRYILPQILTLICGSVAYCVFTGYIGGVDVYSTYFMMAFYTATLHILSCTAILSLYAEDGVMAPLHRSFSEGRLARIILPIMIICITILGILTLRIEPALFPGFGVIFMMGMMASLIIISVVFLAEELSGIDDKKVKYQEALIEARRFFRNVVENLGEAIAVLDHDGNMIYRNRAMKELEVDEIPVEPSHREPLMIERLRIGDCYYMGWMIPMYTDGDFRGSMVSLTDITDLIRTQRSLEDALTERDALLSEVHHRVKNNLQIIISLLNIQSIGADEAVKSVLTDAQNRVRAMAILHETIYDTGDFTGVDMESFITRLIERLRGAFDEYGVEFSVETDIRLNLETAIPLGLLINEAVTNSIRHAFPDGRGHIRVKLKGDGLLRLTVTDDGAGLGAEYREGVGMSLMKALADQLDGELRFESDEGTAVILEFRELKYRKRI from the coding sequence GTGATTTTTCTGGTTTCAAAATCCGAGGCCTTTGCAAGGCGACTGTCATTTTTAGTCTCAATTCTGATCATCATCTTCTCCCTCATTATCCTTGCCGGCTGGTTCCTTGGAAACACCTTCATGAAGGGTGAGGTCCTGGGTTCAGCTCCGGTCCAGCCTGTGACAGCAGTCATTTTCATGGTCCTTGCAGCATCCCTTATCATGCTCTCAAGGGATGTGAAACTCCCTGCAGTCTATGCAGGCGTCTTCTTCCTGGTCTTCTACACCCTCACACTTGCAGGTTACCTTGATACCGGTTCACTGGAGTACGGTGTAAACTCTAGGTTCATAACATCAATCATCTTCATTGCCTACGGCCTGATACTCATCCTCCTTGCCTCATCAAGGTACATACTCCCCCAGATCCTGACCCTTATCTGCGGTTCGGTGGCATACTGTGTCTTCACAGGGTACATCGGGGGAGTGGACGTCTACAGCACCTACTTCATGATGGCCTTCTACACGGCCACACTCCACATACTCTCATGCACGGCCATACTCAGCCTCTACGCTGAGGATGGTGTGATGGCACCCCTCCACAGGTCCTTCAGTGAGGGACGCCTTGCAAGGATCATACTCCCCATCATGATAATCTGCATAACCATCCTGGGCATCCTGACCCTCAGAATCGAACCTGCACTCTTTCCCGGCTTCGGAGTGATCTTCATGATGGGTATGATGGCATCCCTCATCATCATCTCGGTGGTGTTCCTTGCAGAGGAACTCAGCGGTATAGATGATAAGAAGGTGAAGTACCAGGAGGCCCTCATCGAGGCCCGGAGGTTCTTCAGGAATGTTGTTGAAAACCTTGGTGAGGCCATAGCTGTCCTGGATCATGATGGAAACATGATCTACAGGAACAGGGCCATGAAGGAGCTTGAGGTGGATGAAATCCCTGTTGAACCATCCCACAGGGAACCCTTGATGATAGAAAGGCTAAGGATAGGTGATTGTTACTACATGGGCTGGATGATCCCCATGTACACCGATGGAGATTTCAGGGGATCTATGGTGTCACTCACGGACATAACTGACCTTATAAGGACGCAGAGGTCCCTTGAGGATGCCCTCACTGAGAGGGACGCCCTCCTCAGTGAAGTGCACCACAGGGTAAAGAACAACCTCCAGATAATCATAAGCCTCCTTAACATTCAGTCAATAGGTGCCGATGAAGCAGTGAAATCTGTCCTCACGGACGCCCAGAACCGTGTGAGGGCAATGGCGATCCTCCATGAAACCATCTACGACACAGGTGACTTCACAGGCGTTGACATGGAATCGTTCATCACAAGACTGATAGAGCGTCTGAGGGGAGCCTTCGATGAATATGGGGTTGAGTTCAGTGTTGAAACAGATATCAGGCTGAACCTAGAAACCGCAATACCCCTGGGACTTCTTATAAACGAGGCAGTCACCAACTCAATCAGGCATGCGTTCCCTGATGGCAGGGGCCACATCAGGGTGAAACTGAAGGGTGATGGGCTCCTGAGGCTCACGGTCACCGATGACGGCGCGGGCCTGGGGGCTGAGTACAGGGAGGGTGTGGGGATGTCGCTCATGAAGGCCCTTGCAGACCAGCTTGACGGTGAACTCAGATTCGAATCAGATGAGGGCACCGCGGTGATCCTTGAGTTCAGGGAACTCAAATACAGGAAGAGGATTTAG
- a CDS encoding glycosyltransferase family 4 protein — MKILFIHNTAMWYRIPFFKKLNELFEIKYFFTDFNIIGDVYAESYKDAIKEMEGLDYKISGSIFDLAKELLKADYDLVVGGSWDNIPELVKTMIIYAIAKLRGKKILLFREDWDWGFSTKRKLINPLVKIFSKLADAIVVPGTIHKKYYEKLTKSEKIFIMPNATHIKIKNNNIKGDFNKKIVLYVGRLVKRKGVDYLIKAFGVLDDPESSLVIVGYGDEEENLKKLVEELKIDNVFFAGKASQDEICTYYLMANVVVVPSITFKIGDPWVFVLNEAMQCGKPVIATEAVGGAYNLIRDGVNGFMVPERDVEALALSIKKILDDPDLERRMGDASRKIINDGFTYDHMVEGFNAAVRYICEE, encoded by the coding sequence ATGAAAATACTTTTCATACATAATACGGCTATGTGGTACAGAATACCTTTTTTCAAAAAATTGAATGAATTATTTGAAATCAAATATTTTTTCACAGATTTTAATATTATTGGAGACGTTTATGCAGAATCATATAAGGATGCGATTAAAGAGATGGAGGGATTGGATTATAAAATTTCTGGTAGCATTTTTGATCTTGCAAAGGAGCTTTTAAAAGCTGATTATGATCTGGTGGTTGGAGGTTCATGGGATAATATTCCTGAATTAGTTAAAACGATGATAATATATGCTATTGCAAAGCTGAGAGGGAAGAAGATACTGCTCTTCAGGGAGGATTGGGACTGGGGATTTTCAACCAAGAGAAAACTTATAAATCCATTAGTAAAAATTTTCTCGAAGCTGGCTGATGCTATTGTAGTACCAGGGACCATACACAAGAAATACTATGAAAAGCTCACTAAAAGTGAAAAGATATTTATAATGCCCAATGCAACTCATATAAAAATAAAAAATAATAATATAAAGGGAGATTTCAATAAAAAAATTGTACTATACGTAGGACGTTTGGTAAAACGAAAAGGTGTTGACTACCTTATAAAGGCATTTGGGGTGTTAGATGATCCAGAATCCTCTTTAGTTATAGTGGGTTATGGTGATGAAGAAGAAAATCTTAAAAAACTTGTTGAAGAACTGAAAATCGATAATGTATTTTTTGCAGGCAAAGCATCTCAGGATGAAATATGCACCTATTATTTAATGGCGAATGTTGTTGTTGTGCCATCTATCACGTTTAAAATAGGTGATCCATGGGTTTTTGTACTTAATGAAGCCATGCAATGCGGTAAACCAGTTATTGCAACGGAGGCTGTTGGAGGTGCATATAACCTGATCAGGGATGGTGTTAATGGATTCATGGTACCTGAGAGAGATGTTGAAGCACTGGCCTTATCTATAAAGAAAATACTAGATGACCCTGACCTTGAAAGGAGGATGGGTGATGCTTCTAGAAAGATAATAAATGATGGATTCACATATGATCACATGGTTGAAGGATTTAATGCGGCTGTAAGGTATATATGTGAGGAATAA
- a CDS encoding metal-dependent hydrolase — protein MKPRTHIVAGALLFIIINTLIPASGLITGALLAGASAVTPDIMDFLTGRHRGIGHSLLILPPLLLFAVKSPAYGIPLLAGITSHIIMDLFTVYGCPLLYPLKDTPYHCLRRKNRIRTGTAGEWALLSFLIVMVLAFSLLSAGALDGTLREVRVEKENLTDVKINLMLEARRDVNITVIRENCSERIIVDYADR, from the coding sequence ATGAAGCCAAGGACGCATATTGTGGCAGGAGCTCTCCTCTTCATAATAATAAACACCCTGATCCCTGCATCAGGCCTGATCACAGGGGCCCTCCTCGCCGGGGCATCAGCAGTAACCCCAGACATCATGGACTTCCTCACAGGGAGACACAGGGGCATCGGACACTCGCTGCTCATTTTACCACCCCTTCTCCTCTTTGCAGTGAAGAGCCCAGCCTACGGGATACCCCTACTTGCTGGAATCACATCCCACATTATAATGGACCTCTTCACGGTCTACGGATGCCCCCTCCTCTACCCCCTCAAGGACACACCCTACCACTGTCTCCGGAGGAAGAACAGGATAAGGACGGGGACAGCCGGCGAGTGGGCCCTCCTATCATTCCTCATCGTCATGGTACTCGCCTTCTCCCTTTTATCTGCAGGGGCCCTTGACGGAACCCTCAGGGAGGTGAGGGTGGAGAAGGAGAACCTGACCGACGTTAAAATAAACCTGATGCTTGAGGCCCGGAGGGATGTTAATATCACCGTGATAAGGGAGAACTGCTCAGAGAGGATCATAGTTGACTACGCCGACAGATAA
- a CDS encoding glycosyltransferase family 2 protein produces MKVSAVVVTFNRKELLIECLEALRRQTRPLDALYIIDNASTDGTEELLGKEGYLNGSMENLHDGGVIKVNYIRLPKNTGGAGGFHEGVRRAYSDGYDWIWLMDDDAEPLPESLERLLDYESDGVAALANLKVGIDGMPQVIHRGFFDFNSFRWVVRPINPEINDECIKIDHASFVGILINSESIGKVGFPREDFFLHYDDVEYCLRLRGTGDIILVTGSRILHKDAAWDNLEKKRFLWKEVSMVPYEKLWLRYYGLRNHTWLRKRNMNPLLFYIFLLRAIPLSLLGQIISMDNVIKRCRFILSAYYDGIRGNFNNEKPKKQLYE; encoded by the coding sequence TTGAAAGTTTCAGCAGTGGTTGTGACCTTTAATCGGAAGGAACTTCTCATTGAATGCCTGGAGGCCCTCAGGAGGCAGACAAGACCCCTTGATGCCCTGTACATCATAGACAACGCATCAACCGACGGTACAGAGGAACTCCTCGGGAAGGAAGGATACCTTAACGGAAGCATGGAGAACCTCCATGATGGAGGTGTGATTAAAGTCAACTACATCAGACTCCCGAAAAACACGGGGGGAGCCGGAGGATTCCATGAGGGAGTCAGAAGAGCCTACAGTGATGGATACGACTGGATATGGCTCATGGACGATGATGCTGAACCCCTCCCTGAGAGTCTTGAGAGATTACTTGATTATGAGAGTGATGGTGTTGCTGCCCTTGCCAATCTAAAGGTTGGCATTGATGGCATGCCACAGGTGATACACAGGGGTTTCTTTGACTTTAACAGTTTCAGATGGGTTGTACGACCCATTAATCCTGAGATAAATGATGAGTGCATTAAGATTGACCACGCATCATTTGTGGGCATCCTCATTAATTCAGAGTCCATAGGGAAGGTTGGGTTCCCGAGGGAAGATTTTTTCCTGCACTATGATGATGTTGAGTACTGTTTAAGGTTGAGGGGTACGGGTGATATAATCCTTGTTACAGGAAGCAGGATACTCCACAAGGACGCTGCCTGGGATAACCTTGAAAAGAAAAGATTTTTATGGAAAGAAGTTTCCATGGTTCCCTATGAGAAACTATGGCTCAGGTATTATGGTCTCAGGAACCATACCTGGCTACGTAAAAGGAATATGAACCCCCTGCTCTTCTACATATTCCTTTTAAGGGCAATTCCCCTTTCACTACTGGGACAGATCATCTCCATGGATAATGTAATAAAAAGATGCAGATTCATACTGAGTGCATATTATGATGGTATCCGAGGAAACTTCAATAACGAGAAACCTAAAAAACAGTTATATGAATAG